In a genomic window of Pararge aegeria chromosome 7, ilParAegt1.1, whole genome shotgun sequence:
- the LOC120625404 gene encoding uncharacterized protein LOC120625404 — protein sequence MSKKCFVILLACIVQGAFSQSIYGNGQISNGVGFNNLATSSLAANNMANGWPNNLANNNIANNLGNTFTANTIGGYPFAGNIMAGNGLAGNMVASNSLAGNSVAFNTLAGNTLAGNMLASNTLAGNTLAAGAIAATANAANNIAAQNSNLGVELASNGVPISDIAASGLPLAEMTPIGVGDVAVAGEMPVGGSTAVSGNVPVIGFVTFEGYLPAGGMVTVANSAACNGEVPVV from the exons ATGTCTAAAaagtgttttgttattttattggcTTGCATCGTTcag GGTGCATTCAGCCAATCCATTTATGGAAACGGCCAAATAAGTAATGGCGTTGGATTCAACAATCTAGCAACGAGCAGTCTTGCAGCCAACAACATGGCTAATGGATGGCCAAATAACCtggctaataataatatagccaACAATTTAGGCAACACATTCACAGCCAACACAATTGGTGGATATCCGTTTGCTGGAAATATTATGGCTGGCAATGGACTAGCTGGCAACATGGTAGCTAGCAATTCACTTGCTGGCAATTCTGTAGCTTTCAATACGTTAGCTGGCAATACATTAGCTGGTAATATGCTAGCTAGCAATACACTAGCGGGCAATACACTAGCTGCCGGTGCTATTGCTGCTACAGCAAACGCTGCAAATAACATTGCTGCTCAAAATTCTAACCTTGGTGTTGAGTTAGCTTCAAATGGTGTTCCCATATCGGATATAGCTGCAAGTGGTCTACCGTTAGCTGAGATGACGCCGATTGGTGTGGGCGACGTTGCTGTTGCTGGGGAAATGCCTGTAGGAGGTTCCACTGCTGTATCGGGCAATGTTCCTGTCATAGGCTTCGTTACCTTCGAAGGTTACCTACCAGCGGGTGGTATGGTGACCGTTGCAAATAGCGCTGCGTGTAATGGCGAAGTGCCTGTTGTTTAA
- the LOC120624851 gene encoding chorion class A protein Ld2/Ld41-like, whose product MSSFAFLLLCVQACLVQKVFSQCLGAGPIGYGPGIANAAGLGPGIGPYGYGAGLAPAPFGVAPMAVELGGLGAGLAPAAIELGAYGGAGVGDVAVAGEMPVVGNTLVAGQVPILGAVRFAGDLPAAGTVSISGSCGCGCNRGPLYY is encoded by the exons ATGTCCtcatttgctttccttttgctTTGCGTCCAAGCTTGCTTGGTACAG AAAGTATTCAGCCAGTGCCTCGGTGCGGGACCAATTGGCTATGGTCCAGGCATCGCCAACGCGGCTGGCCTAGGTCCAGGTATAGGACCATACGGCTATGGTGCCGGGCTGGCCCCTGCACCCTTCGGTGTGGCACCAATGGCTGTTGAGCTCGGCGGGCTGGGAGCAGGCTTGGCTCCGGCGGCTATAGAACTCGGCGCGTACGGCGGAGCTGGTGTCGGCGACGTAGCAGTCGCTGGCGAGATGCCAGTTGTTGGCAACACCCTCGTCGCTGGGCAGGTGCCGATCCTCGGCGCTGTGCGCTTTGCTGGTGATCTGCCAGCCGCTGGCACTGTCAGCATCTCTGGCAGCTGCGGATGCGGTTGCAACCGTGGTCCTCTCTACTACTAA
- the LOC120624853 gene encoding chorion class B protein PC10-like, whose protein sequence is MIGKVAIIFCAQALLAQVITSQCIGNAYNGLAAPWGAAPYAGAWNGLPYAEAALATPCAAAFAPAASNGGGFQITSASPIAVTGLSLTSDNAYEGPLSVTGAMPFLGAVALEGALPTAGSGAITYGCGSGNVAMLSEGVNAGPFGYGAGVAGELGYGYAPLGYEAGIAGPGYGYGYNRGCGCGAL, encoded by the exons ATGATAGGAAAGGTCGCCATTATTTTCTGTGCTCAAGCTCTTTTAGCTCAG GTTATCACCAGTCAATGTATCGGCAACGCCTACAACGGTTTAGCTGCCCCCTGGGGAGCCGCCCCCTACGCTGGGGCATGGAACGGTTTACCTTACGCTGAAGCTGCCTTAGCCACCCCTTGCGCCGCCGCCTTCGCGCCCGCAGCTTCCAACGGAGGAGGCTTCCAGATCACCAGCGCTTCTCCCATCGCGGTCACCGGGCTGTCGCTGACGTCTGACAACGCGTACGAGGGCCCGCTGTCCGTGACTGGTGCTATGCCGTTCTTGGGAGCTGTCGCTCTTGAAGGTGCTCTGCCTACCGCTGGTTCTGGAGCCATCACATACGGCTGCGGCAGCGGAAATGTGGCCATGCTGAGCGAGGGCGTCAACGCTGGGCCTTTCGGCTACGGCGCTGGGGTCGCGGGAGAGCTGGGCTACGGGTACGCTCCTCTGGGTTATGAAGCCGGTATCGCCGGACCTGGATACGGGTACGGCTATAACAGAGGTTGCGGATGTGGTGCTTTGTAA
- the LOC120624852 gene encoding chorion class A protein Ld2/Ld41-like, producing the protein MIIEINILRLASSSTNMSSFAFLLLCVQACLVQNVFSQCLGAGPIGYGPGIANAAGLAPGLGPYGYGAGLAAAPFGVAPMAVELGGLGAGLAPAAIELGAYGGAGVGDVAVAGEMPVAGTTLVAGQVPILGAVRFAGDLPAAGTVSISGSCGCGCNRGPLYY; encoded by the exons ATGATTATAGAAATCAATATTCTACGCTTGGCATCCTCAAGTACAAACATGTCCTCCTTTGCTTTTCTTTTACTTTGCGTCCAAGCTTGCTTGGTACAG aaTGTATTCAGTCAGTGCCTCGGTGCAGGACCAATTGGCTACGGCCCAGGCATCGCCAACGCAGCTGGCCTAGCTCCAGGTCTAGGACCATACGGCTATGGTGCTGGGCTGGCCGCTGCACCATTCGGTGTGGCACCAATGGCTGTTGAGCTCGGTGGGCTGGGAGCAGGCTTGGCTCCGGCGGCTATAGAACTCGGCGCGTACGGTGGAGCCGGCGTCGGTGACGTAGCAGTTGCTGGTGAGATGCCAGTTGCTGGCACCACCCTCGTCGCTGGACAGGTGCCTATCCTTGGCGCTGTGCGATTCGCTGGTGATCTGCCAGCCGCTGGTACTGTCAGCATCTCTGGCAGTTGCGGATGCGGATGCAACCGAGGACCTCTCTACTactaa
- the LOC120624848 gene encoding chorion class CA protein ERA.1-like — protein sequence MSSFAFLLLCVQACLVQNVFSQCLGAGPIGYGPGIANAAGLAPGLGPYGYGAGLTAAPFGVAPMAVELGGLGAGLAPAAIELGAYGGAGVGDVAVAGEMPVAGTTLVAGQVPILGAVRFAGDLPAAGTVTISGSCGCGCNRGPYYY from the exons ATGTCCTCCTTTGCTTTCCTTCTGCTTTGCGTCCAAGCTTGCTTGGTACAG AATGTATTCAGCCAGTGCCTCGGTGCTGGTCCAATTGGCTACGGCCCAGGCATCGCCAACGCCGCTGGCCTGGCTCCAGGCCTAGGGCCTTACGGCTATGGCGCTGGCCTGACCGCTGCGCCATTTGGTGTGGCGCCAATGGCTGTGGAGCTCGGTGGGCTGGGAGCCGGTTTGGCTCCAGCAGCTATAGAACTCGGCGCTTACGGCGGTGCTGGTGTCGGTGACGTGGCGGTCGCTGGTGAGATGCCAGTCGCTGGCACTACCCTCGTCGCTGGACAGGTGCCCATCCTCGGCGCTGTGCGCTTCGCTGGTGATCTACCAGCCGCTGGCACTGTCACCATCTCTGGAAGCTGTGGATGCGGTTGTAACCGCGGTCCCTATTACTATTAG
- the LOC120625401 gene encoding chorion class B protein PC10-like, with translation MVSKVVLLFCAQALIAQCISSQCIGNGYGIADGSAWGPAGITGSWGAPYINEAPIAASWAAAPCAATPYATAEWATGFAPVASNGGGFTIKSASPIAVTGISMTSENAYEGPLSVAGAVPFLAAVALEGALPTAGSGAITYGCGSGNVAMLSEGINAGPFGYGAGVTGELGYGYGPIGYEAGITGPGYGYGYNRGCGCSGAIY, from the exons atggtATCTAAAGTAGTTCTTCTATTCTGCGCTCAGGCACTTATCGCCCAA TGCATCTCCAGCCAATGTATCGGAAATGGATACGGAATTGCTGATGGTTCTGCCTGGGGCCCAGCTGGTATCACTGGTTCTTGGGGTGCTCCTTACATCAATGAAGCTCCTATAGCTGCCTCCTGGGCTGCCGCTCCATGTGCCGCTACTCCATATGCGACTGCCGAATGGGCCACTGGTTTTGCACCTGTTGCTTCCAACGGAGGAGGCTTCACAATAAAAAGTGCTTCCCCTATTGCGGTCACCGGAATATCCATGACATCTGAAAACGCGTACGAAGGTCCGTTATCCGTGGCTGGTGCTGTACCATTCTTAGCAGCTGTTGCTCTGGAAGGCGCTCTGCCAACCGCTGGTTCTGGAGCCATCACTTACGGCTGCGGCAGCGGAAACGTGGCCATGCTTAGCGAGGGTATCAATGCTGGGCCTTTCGGCTACGGCGCTGGAGTCACTGGCGAGCTAGGCTACGGCTACGGACCTATTGGCTATGAAGCCGGTATCACCGGACCTGGATACGGGTACGGTTATAACAGAGGTTGTGGTTGTAGTGGAgccatttattaa
- the LOC120625341 gene encoding uncharacterized protein LOC120625341, giving the protein MKLLKFIFCAVFLQVTTGQVFAPGNSVSGQDTGNQPILTQRLADANAHTIRALPNHAIQRAGNLNVVNGVPFLANNMPNAHLAKNMPSANMAHVMPNAHMSNNMPNGYLANVLNDQAVLGNHNTGGVINNADMAALTKMANINGNTATFNLANGGFTVTSGSPGSPGFGIQVLADALEVGGMVAVNGQIPIYGAVTVNGHLPTDGSASVRYTCAGSSANDGVLI; this is encoded by the exons ATGAAGTTGCTGAAGTTTATATTTTGTGCAGTTTTTCTTcag GTCACAACGGGGCAAGTATTCGCACCGGGAAATTCTGTTTCCGGCCAAGATACCGGCAACCAGCCAATACTAACCCAACGCTTAGCCGATGCCAATGCCCACACCATACGAGCTTTACCCAACCATGCCATACAAAGAGCTGGTAACCTTAATGTTGTGAATGGTGTGCCATTTTTAGCTAATAACATGCCAAATGCACATCTAGCCAAGAATATGCCCAGTGCTAATATGGCGCATGTAATGCCCAATGCTCATATGTCCAATAATATGCCCAATGGATATCTAGCCAACGTATTAAACGATCAAGCAGTACTCGGTAACCATAATACTGGTGGAGTAATTAACAATGCAGATATGGCAGCGTTGACAAAAATGGCAAACATAAATGGCAATACCGCTACCTTTAATCTTGCTAATGGAGGTTTTACTGTTACCTCAGGATCGCCTGGTAGCCCGGGATTCGGAATCCAAGTCTTGGCAGATGCGTTGGAAGTCGGTGGAATGGTGGCTGTCAATGGACAAATACCAATATATGGTGCTGTTACCGTGAATGGTCATTTGCCAACGGATGGGTCTGCATCTGTCAGATATACATGCGCCGGGTCGAGTGCCAATGACGGAgtgttaatttaa
- the LOC120624849 gene encoding chorion class B protein PC10-like — protein sequence MAAKAVLFISAQALIVQCISSQCLRSGYNGIANGLTGPFAAPWNAEASLAAPWAATPCAVAPLAAAEWAAFSPDASNGGGFAITSVSPMAVTGLTMTSENAYEGPLSVTGAMPFLAAVALEGALPTTGAGAITYGCGSGNVAMLSEGVNAGPYGYGAGYAGELGYGYGPLGYEAGIAGPGYGYGYNRGCGCGALY from the exons ATGGCAGCGAAGGCAGTTCTTTTTATTAGTGCTCAAGCGCTTATTGTCCAg TGTATCTCCAGCCAATGCCTCCGTTCTGGTTACAATGGAATTGCTAATGGCTTAACTGGACCCTTTGCAGCTCCATGGAACGCTGAAGCATCTTTAGCTGCTCCATGGGCTGCTACTCCCTGTGCCGTTGCTCCTTTAGCTGCCGCTGAATGGGCTGCCTTCAGTCCTGATGCTTCCAATGGAGGAGGCTTTGCGATAACCAGTGTATCCCCTATGGCCGTCACCGGTTTAACCATGACATCTGAAAACGCATACGAAGGTCCGTTATCCGTGACTGGTGCTATGCCATTCTTAGCAGCTGTTGCTTTAGAAGGTGCATTACCAACTACTGGTGCCGGTGCTATCACTTACGGTTGTGGAAGTGGAAACGTAGCCATGCTTAGCGAGGGTGTCAACGCTGGGCCTTACGGCTACGGCGCTGGGTACGCGGGGGAACTGGGCTACGGGTACGGACCTCTTGGCTATGAAGCCGGTATCGCTGGGCCTGGATACGGGTACGGCTATAACAGAGGTTGCGGTTGTGGTGCTTTGTactaa
- the LOC120625108 gene encoding chorion class CA protein ERA.1-like yields MGINITRLTSSSTTMSSFAFLLLCVQACLVQNVFSQCLGAGPIGYGPGIANAAALAPGFGPYGYGAGLAAAPFGVAPMAVELGGLGAGLAPAAIELGAYGGAGVGDVAVAGEMPVAGTTLVAGQVPILGAVRFAGDLPAAGTVTISGRCGCGCNRGPYYY; encoded by the exons ATGGGAATCAATATTACACGTTTGACATCGTCAAGTACAACCATGTCCTCCTTTGCTTTCCTTTTGCTTTGCGTCCAAGCTTGCTTGGTACAG AATGTATTCAGTCAGTGCCTTGGTGCAGGACCAATCGGCTATGGTCCAGGAATTGCCAACGCAGCTGCCTTAGCTCCAGGTTTCGGGCCGTACGGCTATGGCGCTGGCCTGGCTGCTGCACCATTCGGTGTAGCGCCAATGGCTGTTGAGCTCGGCGGGCTGGGAGCAGGTTTGGCTCCGGCCGCTATAGAACTCGGCGCGTATGGCGGAGCTGGCGTCGGTGACGTTGCGGTCGCTGGTGAGATGCCAGTTGCTGGCACCACCCTCGTCGCTGGACAGGTGCCAATCCTCGGAGCTGTGCGCTTCGCTGGTGATTTACCAGCCGCTGGCACTGTCACCATCTCTGGCAGATGCGGATGCGGATGCAACCGTGGTCCTTACTACTACTAG
- the LOC120624847 gene encoding chorion class CA protein ERA.1-like, with translation MSSFAFFLLCVQACLVQNVFSQCLAAGPIGYGPGIANAAGLAPGLGPYGYGAGLATAPFGVAPMAVELGGLGAGLAPAAIELGAYGGAGVGDVAVAGEMPVAGTTLVAGQVPILGAVRFAGDLPAAGTVTISGSCGCGCNRGPYYY, from the exons ATGTCCTCCTTTGCTTTCTTTTTGCTTTGCGTCCAAGCTTGCTTGGTACAG AACGTATTCAGCCAGTGCCTCGCTGCTGGTCCAATTGGCTACGGCCCAGGCATTGCCAACGCCGCTGGCCTAGCTCCAGGTCTAGGGCCTTACGGCTATGGCGCCGGCCTGGCCACTGCGCCATTTGGTGTGGCGCCAATGGCTGTGGAGCTCGGTGGGCTGGGAGCCGGTTTGGCTCCGGCGGCTATAGAACTCGGCGCTTACGGCGGTGCTGGTGTCGGTGACGTGGCGGTCGCTGGTGAGATGCCAGTCGCTGGCACCACCCTCGTCGCTGGACAGGTGCCCATCCTCGGCGCTGTGCGCTTCGCTGGTGATCTGCCAGCCGCTGGTACTGTCACCATCTCTGGAAGCTGTGGATGCGGTTGCAACCGCGGtccctattattattaa
- the LOC120624850 gene encoding chorion class B protein PC10-like codes for MFGKIALLFCAQTLLAQVITSQCIGNAYNGLAAHWGAAPYTGAWNGLPYAEAPLAAPCAAAFAPAASNGGGFQITSASPIAVTGLSLTSDNAYEGPLSVTGAMPFLGAVALEGALPTAGSGAITYGCGSGNVAMLSEGVNAGPFGYGAGVAGELGYGYAPLGYEAGIAGPGYGYGYNRGCGGALY; via the exons atgtTTGGAAAGATCGCTCTTCTTTTCTGTGCTCAGACACTTTTAGCTCAG gTTATCACCAGTCAATGTATCGGTAACGCGTACAACGGTTTAGCTGCCCACTGGGGAGCCGCCCCCTACACCGGAGCATGGAACGGATTACCTTACGCTGAAGCTCCCCTAGCCGCCCCTTGCGCCGCCGCCTTCGCGCCCGCCGCTTCCAACGGAGGAGGCTTCCAGATCACCAGCGCTTCTCCCATCGCGGTCACCGGGCTGTCGCTGACGTCTGACAACGCGTACGAGGGCCCGCTGTCCGTAACTGGTGCTATGCCATTCTTGGGAGCTGTCGCTCTGGAAGGTGCTCTGCCAACTGCTGGTTCTGGAGCCATCACTTACGGCTGTGGCAGCGGAAACGTAGCCATGCTGAGCGAGGGTGTCAACGCTGGGCCTTTCGGCTACGGCGCTGGGGTCGCGGGAGAGCTGGGCTACGGGTACGCTCCTTTGGGTTATGAAGCCGGTATCGCCGGACCTGGATACGGGTACGGTTATAACAGAGGTTGCGGTGGTGCATTGTACTAA